Sequence from the Amaranthus tricolor cultivar Red isolate AtriRed21 chromosome 16, ASM2621246v1, whole genome shotgun sequence genome:
TTACGACAtttgtttttatgaaaaaattgttattatagggtaataataatgataattaacCCAATTTAAAATGTCATTAAACGAGGGGCAAATGGATATTGATTATTAAATGATCTTTCCTAGGTGGTTCCCTAGGTATACTTATTTTATACACAACGTATCTTACCAAGTTTTTTTCACCTGAatcattcttttttctttttattttcgaGGGGATTTTCCAGTTAATCCAAGTTGGAATCTGTGTTTATAAATAGGAAaactaaatatatattcaaCTTTGCTCtaacaaacaacaaatgaaccaaataaaataaagtacaaTTATCACATTCTCTTATGTCCTACACGTTGTGAATCGCATGCTAAAGCTGGCAATTTATGCAACTTGAAAAAATCATActgtaataataaatttatagatGCTTTTAGGGGAATTTCAAGTACCAATTATTTAACATTTATCCCTCATTAATACTTTCTCCGTACTTAAATACTcgttatataatattttttgacaCTATGCATCATTTAagcttaatttatatattgtggttaaTGAATACGAAAAATATtacgtaaaaagttaaatgtatcatatatatatatatatagtgaaaCGAAATAAGTACATGTATAAAAGTATATGAATAAGCTATAGAGAAATGACAATCTTCGATGTGTGCATGACTGGTACAACAATGGAGGAAAATAAATACAACGAATGCTATTAAATATCATAGATTAGTATCAAAATAGATATCTCTAATTAGTCCACCAAgatccaaattaaaaaaatgtgctatttatttttttgttagtttttcgATTACTGATTACCATGTTTACCTCTAGTACACGGTATGTGTAAGTTTGACGGTTTATTTAGCTTACACTTTACACTTTAAAGCATagtaagtatttaatttaattttaagttatttactcattaataaagaaatgaaatgACAATGacaatataattaacaaaacattataattaacaaaacattTACAAATacgaataaatataattaagcaATGAATATCTATATACTCAAGATTGAATGCATTATACTATATGTCGTTTTTCTAACTGAATACAATATCTAAGTTAGATTTATAGTTACGTTTATCAAATACAATATATATGCAATGTCTTCTAAAAACTTGACCTAATTTAGCTTCAAATTTAATCCATTTGACAAGGCTTTAAAGAGttattatttgtcatttttaaacacttttattatattgtatgattttattcccaaaaaataaaatataatcacatAAAATTTAGTTTGACTCGTTTATGTAGTAACGtttcattaatattaatttttaaaatttgtaattatacacaattaaaatttttaaatttaatgtgaATAGGAATATAGGAGAGAATATTTTGCAAAAATTTCTAATCAtttaaatcaccataaaaagacaaaaagaaataataataaaataaataaaattctaaaatataaattaaatataccaAAACTCTCACCTTATCACATCCTACTACATAAGAATAATTTGTTAACTtcacaaataaccgttatttactaagaacTTGTCGGTATTTTGTCCTCAAAGAGTCCAACTCCATCCAACTCATTCAAACGTAAGTGGCACGTGTGTACATCTCCATGggattttccttttttatcCCCTTTGAGGCTTAATCAATAGAGTTTGATTCTTTACACCTAACTAATCATGGTCAAGATCACTCTTCATATTTAATTaagatattattatattatagcgTATATCGAGAAAAGATATAGACTAGGTCAGAATCAAACTCAACACTTTAATTGAGAAAAGTACTATGCTCCAATTGATTCAgtattttcaactttttttttaacataataGATGATGGAAGAAACatactaaataaaattaaacttaaaactttatctgagaaaaaaaaaatatttgctcCACTCGATTGATTTTCGTTTAAGATACTATCTACATGGATTTCCTTACTAAATTATATACTTAACAGTTCTCATGCCCTACATTAGCGAGAGTATTCAAATAATCAAATCTTGGTTTGCATGGGTCAAATTAATATTGCTTATTAGACATTGCTTTAGGTGATGATTAAGACTTAAAACCATGATTAATGATGATAGGCCATATTCAAAGAATTTACCAAGCTTGACTTAGTTGGTGTAAAACGTATCTGAAGTTGAGTCCACCTCAACCTAATTCAAATTCAATCACAACTGTCTTGAAAAATTTAGAGGTCTTATggagattttttattttacgttttatttataataaatatattaattttattaataaacttaacacatttcttttcttaattaattttttcatatacGAGAGAAAGAGAGAACCCTATACGATCGATCATCTCGCAAACCCTTCAGGATTAACtgtattgtcattattaattggTGATTTGATATTCTCACATTTGAGCTTcacaaaattgaaaatgaagagTTATAAACatactatatatttttattgtttttttttattacaacaaCATTCAAtaatttagtaaaataaatcTAATTTAACAGTAAAAATTAAAACTCCCTCCtatctattttgtttttctcatattttccatttgaaaattttaaaatgttcttctcatttaaaaTCATTCTATTTTAGTAACCAATAGAATTCAAGGAAATTATTCCACTTACACTTTAATCTATAGAAATCAACTACTCCattcgtttctttttgtttgtctactttactttttgcatgcattttaaagtaaattttaagtctCGATATCTCTTAATACGCATagtaaaaaattgtaaaaattatatttcaaaattctttgcatcaagacagatctaacaagatcccacatgaatgTATTTTGcctttaatatatatttcaaaaatcaaatttaaatttcctAAAGTATAATCTAAcaagacaaacaaaaagaaacggagggagtaatattttaattcccaatatattaattttttacacaccgaataaaatttaatgacattattaCATTTACACTTTAATTAACAGAATctctatatttttatattaggTCAATCATGTCTCATAGTATCTaatgtataattattattagtatttttcttGGTTTCTTCTCAAATTCCAAATGAGAAGTTAAAAAAAGAACCATGaagtaattataaagagaaTGATAAGAATTTGGTAAATACTTTCTCCACTTTCAAAAATCATTAACTCTTAGTTCTCGTTGATGGACATTTCGAATCACTTAGCTAAGACCGTACATAACTATTTTCATATAATGTATAAATTACTAATATGATTAAAGAAAAGTGTACAAATAGTGCTTCATACTGAATTGATGCACTTTTTCATGAAAGTACTCTCTATCacaaagtattttatttttataatatttgatattttttcttaatttttatatatatttttaatttatattttcatctcaATTTTCCGATTTCCGTAAAATATATGAGCTTATAAGAAGTTTTCTCTCTAGACACAAAAAGAAGCTAAATACGGCGCTGATGTTCCCTATaagatttgattatttttggtttaattaattattgggTTGATTAGAAGAATTATTTGACACAAACATGTAGCATTACAACTAATTAGAAAAGGTTTAAGATTCAACAAAATAGacatttttgatttattagctTACATCTTAATTATTGCATAAATAATCTAATTAAACAATGGTAATATAGGATAATCCCTTAATTTCTCTTAATTAAAGAAATGGATTTTGTATCAGTTGAAAAAAATACCGCTTTTTTTagataaaattttaagtttgattCTCACATAACCCCTCTCCTTTTCACAGTCTaccatataataatttatttatatacttaatttgaaaaaattgatcTTACTCTTTAAGAAAACTTGAACACAACATTCCAATAGAGTTAAAATGCTagaatttttcaataatttcaaaaagaaaggtttttatattgaaaatgaCAATATTTAGATCTCACACAAATATTTGTTACTATCTTTTTCACAAGTAGTAGTTGATGACTTAATATGCCCACTTTATGTAGGATAATTTCAAACACAACTTCACTTAATTGGATACTTTTGTTTGTCTTAAATTGTGCACACTCCTATGCCACATACACTATTGCCTACTGCACTAGACTACTTCAGTTTCCTTctctaattaatatattaaaattgttattttcgCATATATATATAGCCATAGGGATCTATTAAGAagaggttgaaaatgagaagggtaagaaggactctacactcttgatttcactaaaataaaaatatttatagtcACAATTGAgccaaaaatacataattataaaagtaactatgaaataatttttaaaatgttcttaatcatatatatatatatatgtgtgtgtgtgtgtatatatatatatatatgtgtgtgtgtgtgtatatatatatatatatatttgcgaattacagccaaaACGTATCAAAGTTTACAGGTTCAGGCCAAAAATACAAACTCCGACCACTTCACCTAAAATTTCGACCACGAAAATGGTCGGAATTCTCTATTTTGGCCTGAACCTGCTAATTTTGATACTTTGGtaattgtaattcgcaaaatataacattaaaactgtaattcgcaaaaacaTTAcactttaaggctgtaattcgtaaattattattatatatatatatatatatatatatatatatatatatatatatatatatatatatatatatatatatatatatatattcgtaTCATTTCTTATTCATAGACTATATAACTATTTTAAGAATTTATCTCTAaatctaaattaaaattaaaaattatttttaatatgatatcTGAGTCATATTACGAGAGGACCCAAGACCCACTCATTCAATTGTTCTTAAAACAGGTTGGACCAAATGTTTCCTTTAATGCAAATTTATGGTGGTGTCATATCTCAACCAATCTATGTTACCTCCACCCCAACATGTAATGATCCAATGGATCTTTCATAATCCACAGCCCTTTCCCaccaaaatgaaaatatttacaCTCCTTTCGTTTCTTTTTAAATGTTACATTTGCTTTTGaattactatttattaattacttttaatttgtattttatttttaatccacacattaaaatatagtcaattgaaatttttatgattcATTTCAACATtaggtttattaatatctagtttttataatttttaattatacgtAAATTATCactattaagtattaaattagtgcattgacaaacatgcaaaaagcaaatgaggaatttgaaatgaaacatAGAGAGTATTTCTTTTGTCTCTCTCATTTGcaccatttttcattttaaattatactaattttacaCCCTTTTTACTTTTGGCAATGATCTTGCTCTTCATTTATTGATCTTATTCGCAAAAACTTATATTTTATCTCGTTCTCGACTATATATGTTATACTTATAAGTGTGGCATCTGAAAATGATACTCAATTTCTTTttcactaaattttaattatttggctATTGATGCAAAATAAGAGGAACATAAAGAGTGTTTCTTTTAATGAAAAAGAAAGTAGTACTCCCTCTGCCGTCTTTGATTTACATCAAAGAGAAAGAGGGTAATTTTTAAGAatgtggtaataaatgaagaaagagaatgaaCTGTGTGGatgaattaaaagagagttaaaatgtatggatgagattaaaagaaaatggtggaCCATTacccaaaaatataaataatacaaattcagTAGAAcggaccaaaatgaaaaatgctgCAAATTAAATGGAACGAAGGGAGTACTATTTATAACCTCCCACCATTCTCtcccttctttctctctctttcctTTTTCTCTTAAGAAAACTCTAACCTTCATTGTTAATTTAGGAGCTACTATCAACCTTATTGTTGATATTAAACCTCCAATCTCTTtaattttgcttttttcgtttttaGTTACAAGTAAAATTTATACTCCATATATTATAGAGTTGTTATATCCATTATTGGATTAGATTTAcccatatattgggttttaaTGTTTCACATGATGAGAGTTTAGAGTCTTGTTATTAATTCGATggtaaaaaagtatataaagCCAATATTATCAAATTTATCTCTATTTCAAAACCAAGCCAAATCTAAAGACCTCATCGGAGGAGTCTATATAAAAAAACGATGTGATAAGGGGAAAACTTTAATATTATATCTCCTTTATAATGATCGTGACTTTCtacatataaaattttatttgattaaaattattatgtatttgatCAATTGTTACTCTGTTGTAAATATCATATCATATTTTTATCAATAGTGTATCGACAAAATACTTGATGAAacaattataatgaattcaatgGAGTAAACTTTAGATCAAATAAATGTTGACCAACATAGTATAAATAAGCTAATACTTGATCATTCTTTACATCACCTTACCTTATTTACCATTTTGATCGATTTTTCACATCACCTCATATCTAGAGATGTTCAAATGTGGTTCGACCCAAAAACCTAATTcgaaaattttgtaattttatcaAGCTTACCAAACCGATATTACCCGAACTGAAATTGCACTCGAACCGGTTGATAAATTGTGACCGATTTtgataaccgacatataactaTTAACCGAGATTAACTTAAAAATCACAACATGAATATTTACCTTCAACAATACATGCTTTCCTAACACAGTTTTTATCACAAAATCCATCAAACATGCTAAATTCAATCATCTTCAGCAGAATAGATTATCAAAGAAGATACCCAATAACTACTAATCATGCAAATTAACGAGTTCTGAGACCCGACGACACAATATTAGCAATCAAAGCTAATCGTAAAGTTTAAGAGTCgatgaattttaaaaattaagttgGAATACAGACCAGTTTTTGAGAATTGATTGTGCTGTAGAGGCGATTATATAGCTTTGCTATTTATCTCCTTCAGGCACCAAACCTTTACAAAATACGCGCAAAGATGCGAAAAACAAGTTATCAGTTTCCCAGTTTTTGGAATCGGGATTGTTCAATCATATAAGCCTTCTTGTTCCCAGATATCAACAAGAAAATCTACCATTTCCTGCAGATGAAATAGCAATAAGGTGTCGGGAAACAATCCCAATTCACAAACACAACTATTGttagaaaaaagagaaaataattgtTTATGTTTCGTGTATACTTACGGGCAGAGGAATTGGTTGCGGAAAAGGTTTATTTGTCCCAAGTAGAGTCTCATACGTAGCATTCCAACTGCACGATACAAAAAAATTTTCGATTATTTCGTAGGAACTGCAGTAAGAAAATACTAAGGTGTGGCGAATGAGGACAATTTCTTGGAGCTTTTATCACGGTTGACACTGTTGAATTCGGGCAAGAGTATGGAGAGCATATTCAAAGCTGGCAGAACTTTTTAGGAAATTTTCGGGCTTTGGTCTAGTTCAAATGTAATTTCCAGGTTATTCAAGACCTAGTTTGAATTGATCCAAAATCGTCAACTTGAGGGGATCCAAAATCCTAAACTAATGAGTCAAGAACTCAAGATTAAACGAGCTGCCTAATTGGAATGGAATTTAGCCTATCATTTGCTCGCTCGAACTAACAATTCTAATACATCTTGACCATCATGACAATGTAAAACCCAAGATAGGTGAAAGGAACGATGTTTCAAGCTATTAAAACTATTGTTAACAAGACTAGAATATGAGTTCGGGCAGAAATTCACCACTTCAAAATTCACCTTCAAAAGCCCACAACAAGCAAAAGGAGTTTTAAACATATATTCCTGAATCAATTGATAAAATTTCCTTCACAAATCCTCAAATGAGACATCTCACGGTGAGATCGTCTCTATTAGGCTGGTCTAATGTACACTTTCAgtcttaaattgatcacttattatAGCCTTAACATGattacttacaatcttaaattgATCAACTATAATCTTAACGTctatagtcttaaagtgattacttacaatcttaaagtgatcaattaggaAAATAGACTTATTATATAAACTCGTCTCAAAATAAGAAAGTCTCAACAGTCTCATACAAGGCGAGCTGAAATTCCATTTTAAGTATGTCTCATAGAATTTGTataattctatttttggcaatgacccacattctttctttaattctcaATTTCTCATGAATCTCAcccatatagttaacttatattttcatcAAATCTACACATTTCTCTCAAATCCCAATAAAATACACCAATTCCCCAAACACACTTTATACTTGTAGCAATTCTTTCGGGACAGAGGGAGTAACTACGAATACTATTGTTAATGAGCATAGAACATGACGTCTAGTTAATATCTTTTACCCCAAAAGCTTCTCAGCAGACAATATCAAGAGTGCTCTCAGTATATTAAGAAGTTTTTGTATCATTAACCTTCCGGCACTCGATACTTGACCATAAAACCCTTTCAAGAACTCCCATCTAACTTCCTACAAAGTTACGACAGTACAACTCCCCCTTTTCCGTTTTTTCTTTCATGATTCAAATGAGTATTCCACACCAATCAAATTTAGAAAGAAGCCACATATCAAACTCAATTCACCACATATCAAGCTTACTTTTTGAAATCCAGATTTTTTTCCATACCTTAATCTGGGTTCGCGCATTTTTGGCTGGTTGCGAGCCTTTTTGTCACCAACCCACTGCTGCCTTATTTGGGTCCATAAAAGAAGGCCTGTGAGCAAACAATTTCCTCGCATCAGGTAAAGACTGTTGAAGTCGCAATGATAATGAGCGTTGAAATATAAAACTAGCATAACCACTTTTTTTGATAGGGAAATACGATACACAATTTTACAAGAGCGTAAGATGGGAAGGGGGCAGTACCGGCACAGGGCATGAAGAAATAAGAATCAACCTGCAGCTTTTGGGGACTTGGGTTGGAACACAAAGAGAacagaaataatttttaagcttACCGTTATTTACAAATTCAGATGGATTGCTAGTGCTTCCACGACCACCATGAGGTTCGAGGTTCTGATTGCTCGTCGATGAAATGCTTCTTTGTGACTGAACTGCACTATTGTCCATTTCATATGTGCTACTACTCCAAATATCTTCGGGTATGCTCGATTTCTTAACTGCTCGACCTTGTATTTTCAGTCCTTTCGATGGTTTGTCCACAGCGATGATTAGTTGGGGCTTAGTACAACATCCAAGACAACCTCTGCTCTGTTGCAAATCAGGCATTTATGAAAATGATTAGTACCATTTTCTCGTTTAAACATTCAACCCTGCAATTGTCATATAAAGCATATGGATAAAAAGTTATTAAACCCAAGTATCGTAGACATCAAACCTAGGTATGATGTTATAACAATGGAAAGGTCGGACATTCACATTGCAGCTATCTAATGCTTAAGGCAAACACTCGGCAACCACCTCCCCTCCCCCAAAAGAAAAGGTTTTAGAAAGCAATAGCACCAGTGGTCAATGGAGTCTTCATGCAAGCTCAACTTGACGAGAAAAACCCGCGTAGGGAATCAACGCACACAATGTAAGAACGTTTGCAAGACGTTGAAGAGACCTGCCAACAGCTATGAGATGCATTAGGGAAAGTAGTGATGCCGGCCTTGGAGTAGGTGCGAGTGGGTCGGGTGCTCGTCATGGTTGGGACGGTGATACAGGAGGAGGATTCTTAGTGGGTTAGGTGGATCCCGCGAATAAAACCTATCGAGCTTATTATCATCTTCAGCACACCACTAAAACTCGATCAGATTCCTAGAGTGACATGGTCTAATCTTTGAGACGGAAAAATAGGAGTCACTACAAATCTACGGTAACTCACTTGTAGAAGGAAAAGCCAATTAAGACTAAAATAAAAGTTCTTTTAACCATAAGTGCCTATACATACACGAGACCAAATCTCTTTGGGGCACTCTGCATTTCCAAGCTGTCTTTTGCAATACCCTCTGTTTGGTCCCCATTTCACTTTATAATTTTGAGTTCTAAGAACAACTCTATGCCTCGAATATGAAAAATTCATCGAGCCCATTCACAGCAGACTAAATAAGTGCATGCTGTACAGAGTAATAATCAATATAAAACTGGGACTGAGGGAAAGGAAAAATCTTTGAACAAGTCGGAGAGAATGTTTGGAAAACGATTTTGAGCAATAAATGACCGGATTATGACACACAGATATATAGGAAATAGAGGGACAACCTAAACAAGATTATGATATTCAGGATTCAAGCTCAGCTCTGAGGGAAAGATGTGAACAAACAGACGGCCGATTAAGCAAGCGCCTACGGTCGAAGACGTTTAGAGAACACCACAAATAGAAAAGACGGATCCAATGAACGGAAATTAGAGGCTTAACGTCACCAATAGATCAAATAAACGAAGACAAACTTTTGAGAAGGAATAATCCAATGTTCATAATGTATTTTACTTCATTCACAATAC
This genomic interval carries:
- the LOC130803245 gene encoding uncharacterized protein LOC130803245 isoform X3, translating into MGGCLGCCTKPQLIIAVDKPSKGLKIQGRAVKKSSIPEDIWSSSTYEMDNSAVQSQRSISSTSNQNLEPHGGRGSTSNPSEFVNNGLLLWTQIRQQWVGDKKARNQPKMREPRLSWNATYETLLGTNKPFPQPIPLPEMVDFLVDIWEQEGLYD
- the LOC130803245 gene encoding uncharacterized protein LOC130803245 isoform X2, giving the protein MHGSRGCLGCCTKPQLIIAVDKPSKGLKIQGRAVKKSSIPEDIWSSSTYEMDNSAVQSQRSISSTSNQNLEPHGGRGSTSNPSEFVNNGLLLWTQIRQQWVGDKKARNQPKMREPRLSWNATYETLLGTNKPFPQPIPLPEMVDFLVDIWEQEGLYD
- the LOC130803245 gene encoding uncharacterized protein LOC130803245 isoform X1 encodes the protein MFFASIEAQDMNSRCCLMIEIEKCVGRKPCCSFLGLSLAYFGALVCLVMAKLKNVCTILFNSRGCLGCCTKPQLIIAVDKPSKGLKIQGRAVKKSSIPEDIWSSSTYEMDNSAVQSQRSISSTSNQNLEPHGGRGSTSNPSEFVNNGLLLWTQIRQQWVGDKKARNQPKMREPRLSWNATYETLLGTNKPFPQPIPLPEMVDFLVDIWEQEGLYD